The following nucleotide sequence is from Catenulispora sp. GP43.
TCCAACTGGTTGGGACATCCTGGGCCTGGATGGCGATCCGACTCCGGGTGTGGTGGAGTCGGTTCAGGCGCTGGCGAAGCAGTTCGGTGACTTCGCCCATGATGTGGAGGCGGCATATCGGTCCCTGAACTCGTTCGGGTCTGACACTGCCGCGATGCAGTGGATCGGCCAGACCGCTGATGCTTTCAAGAACCAGTACGGCCCGTTGCCGGGTCGGTTGCAGAAGCTGTACACGTCCTATAGCGAAGCCTCTGATGCCTTGTCGGCATACTGGCCGGCGCTGCAGGCGGCACAGACCAAAGCGGACACGGCACTGCGCCAAGCCCAAGACGCGCACGCCGA
It contains:
- a CDS encoding WXG100 family type VII secretion target, which encodes MARPTGWDILGLDGDPTPGVVESVQALAKQFGDFAHDVEAAYRSLNSFGSDTAAMQWIGQTADAFKNQYGPLPGRLQKLYTSYSEASDALSAYWPALQAAQTKADTALRQAQDAHA